In Natranaeroarchaeum aerophilus, one genomic interval encodes:
- a CDS encoding DUF7001 family protein: MVEQVSLYRPPESSVVDADEIAEWLRSQIDAEVTVRERFLSRWETDVLPEQFASARVLDPYNRETGNTMLGIVRYEERALENPAREGGVLYDGLAVQRALNDVLPESETSLDHVHVALVDRALGTWGDHDGRWHKRVNVLGQPALVSVPGLYEAPAKPESYYREKQKHAMLSGDAPPREVMENQVDGEFLVENDPRTTEALKGYVLQAVHYLDTGEPFCESEECRLVNAHYQEGVIEAQLRDPEFCEIHRKQYGVN, from the coding sequence ATGGTCGAGCAGGTATCACTGTATCGTCCCCCCGAATCGTCGGTTGTGGACGCCGACGAAATCGCGGAGTGGCTACGTTCCCAGATAGACGCCGAAGTGACGGTCCGGGAACGATTTCTCTCCCGCTGGGAAACCGACGTCCTCCCCGAGCAGTTCGCCAGTGCACGCGTGCTGGATCCGTACAACCGCGAGACTGGCAACACGATGCTGGGAATCGTCCGGTACGAGGAGCGAGCGCTGGAGAATCCGGCACGTGAAGGCGGCGTCCTCTACGACGGTCTCGCAGTACAGCGCGCGCTCAACGACGTGTTGCCCGAGAGCGAAACGTCGCTCGATCACGTACACGTCGCACTGGTCGATCGAGCACTGGGGACGTGGGGCGATCACGACGGGCGCTGGCACAAGCGCGTCAACGTGCTCGGCCAGCCCGCGCTGGTCTCGGTGCCGGGCCTGTACGAGGCCCCGGCGAAACCCGAGAGCTACTACAGAGAAAAGCAAAAACACGCGATGCTCTCGGGCGACGCGCCGCCGCGGGAAGTTATGGAGAATCAGGTCGACGGCGAGTTCCTCGTCGAGAACGATCCGCGAACGACCGAGGCGCTGAAGGGATACGTTCTGCAAGCGGTCCACTATCTGGACACTGGCGAGCCCTTCTGTGAAAGTGAGGAATGTCGGCTGGTCAACGCCCACTATCAGGAAGGCGTAATCGAGGCCCAGTTACGCGATCCCGAGTTCTGCGAAATACATCGGAAGCAGTACGGTGTGAACTGA
- a CDS encoding radical SAM protein: MQSSSNRRPHGGGHPHGNHEGGRSDSAGSHPHARDYAETPLVVTWEVTQACELACDHCRASAKPDRDPEELSFEEATDLFRQVATFDPQPFFVFTGGDPLQRPDVFALLERAVDVGVTPSITPATTPQLDRQAIERFADIGVNRMALSLDGATAKSHDQFRGESGTFETAIEAAEHAADVGLSIQINTTVTASTVDELPAIADRVEDLGAAMWEVFFLVPLGRGEALEQITPECAREVMEWLYRRGTDAPFRIITVEAPFYRRVARELQSDAGPPDGGVGTTGAGNGFVFVSHTGEVYPSGFLPQSAGNVRETPLPELYRNNDLMERLRTRESFDGPCGDCVVTAECGGSRSRAFAATGTPTGSDPLCPWATEEL; encoded by the coding sequence ATGCAGTCGTCTTCGAACCGTCGACCCCACGGAGGGGGGCATCCACACGGGAACCACGAGGGGGGTCGGTCGGACTCGGCCGGGTCGCATCCGCATGCGCGTGACTACGCGGAGACACCGCTGGTCGTCACCTGGGAAGTGACACAGGCCTGTGAACTGGCCTGCGACCACTGTCGCGCATCAGCAAAGCCAGATCGGGACCCAGAAGAATTGAGTTTCGAAGAAGCGACCGACCTCTTCCGTCAGGTCGCCACGTTCGATCCGCAGCCGTTCTTCGTGTTTACCGGAGGAGATCCACTACAGCGGCCTGACGTCTTCGCGCTGCTGGAACGTGCAGTCGACGTCGGTGTGACACCTTCGATTACCCCGGCAACGACGCCACAGCTGGACCGGCAGGCGATCGAGCGCTTCGCAGATATCGGCGTCAACCGGATGGCGCTGAGTCTCGACGGCGCGACCGCCAAAAGTCATGACCAGTTCCGTGGCGAGTCCGGCACCTTCGAGACCGCGATCGAAGCGGCGGAACACGCTGCCGACGTGGGACTGTCGATCCAGATCAACACGACAGTCACGGCCTCGACTGTCGACGAACTCCCCGCAATCGCTGACCGTGTCGAGGATCTCGGTGCAGCAATGTGGGAGGTGTTCTTCCTCGTTCCGCTGGGTCGAGGAGAGGCACTCGAACAGATCACGCCTGAATGTGCCCGTGAGGTCATGGAGTGGCTGTACCGGCGCGGCACCGACGCCCCGTTTCGGATCATCACGGTAGAAGCACCGTTCTATCGACGGGTTGCTCGGGAGCTACAGAGCGACGCGGGCCCGCCTGACGGGGGCGTCGGGACGACCGGTGCGGGCAACGGATTCGTCTTCGTGAGTCATACTGGCGAAGTGTATCCGTCTGGCTTCCTGCCGCAATCGGCGGGGAATGTCCGTGAGACTCCGCTTCCCGAGTTGTACCGGAACAACGATCTCATGGAGCGGCTTCGCACCCGAGAGTCGTTCGACGGACCCTGTGGCGACTGCGTGGTAACCGCAGAGTGTGGCGGATCGCGATCACGTGCGTTCGCCGCAACCGGAACCCCAACTGGGAGCGATCCGCTCTGTCCATGGGCCACGGAGGAACTATGA